The genomic stretch CAACTTCGTTTCTTGCAGCGTCAGTTCGAGAGACTTTGATTTCTTGTTCTTCATCCCCACCGTAAATAGCGATGTGGCTAAATTTGTACATTTTATTCTTCAACAATTCCTCCTTTTTCTCACCCACTTTTAATCCCACCCCGTGCGCTACGATTGCACTTTTACGCCTTGTTAAGCGGCCTGAACAGTGTAAAGTGCATGCGATTTGACGAAGCCGTTCCGGGCTGCTTTTGCAGAGTCCCTTCTGGTTCGGCTGAATCACCCATGACATATCCCCGAAAAGCGAATCCACGCCTCGAGCAGCGCCTGCGCGAAATGGACCGGATCAACAGTGCGCAAACGCTGATTGAGCGGTTCCCCCAACTAAAATCCCTGAACGTCGTCCTCGGCTATTTTGACGAGCAACGAATGTCGCATGCTGGTGAACTGCGTTACAGGGCCAATGTGCAACACGCCAAATGCGTGCTGACTTTCAGTTGCCCCAACACAAGTTGCACGGGCGGCGGCTTCGACCTGAGCGAGGTGCTCGTCGCAGCCGTGGCCAAAAAATCCAAAACGGCGCAGGGTGAATTGCGATGCCAGGGAACGCGGACAACCGCCAACAAATTTGAGAGTCCCTGCAAGCACCTGCTTCACTACAAGCTCAGCCTTGCGTATTCGCCATCCAAGGGAAAGGGCGCAAGGGCCGCCAAAGCAGCGCCAAAAGCAAAAGTCGAAGCAGGAAAATCCGCGGCGGCATAACGCGAGGACGAGTCAGGCACCCCGTCGATCCATCCCGCTCAAGGGGCTTGCGGCGGGTGAAGTATTCTCCGCACCCGCTGGAATCGTTTTAGCCGCAGACACTCACCGAGTCATTCGTCCCCCTCGGGCTCTTCGTCATTTTCGGGCGGCGGCGGCATTGAAGCGTCGCGGGCCGGCGGCTTCGCACGTTTGTTCCGGGGCAGCGGACTGAGCAATACCGTCAGGTCTCTTTCGCCCATCATTTTAGGAGGCGTATCGGGGAGCGCGTAGGCGGCAAGGTCCTTCACAAACCGGTTTACCAGCGCAAATCCCAGGTCCTTGTGGGCGTTCTGCCGCCCGCGAAAGCGCATCTTGATTCGCACCTTCATGTCGTCGCAGAGAAATTCAATCGCATGCTGGAGCTTGACGCCAAGGTCGTGCGAATCAATGGCAGGGGAAATCTGAAGCTCCTTCATCCGGCCGCCAGTCTGTTTGGACTCCTTGTTCCGTTTCGATTCCTCGTACTGAAACTTTCCATATTCCACAATCCGGCAGACGGGCGGATTGGCCGTTGGCGCGATCTCGATGAGGTCGAGCCCCTTGGAGCGCGCGAGCTGCAGCGCGTCGTTGAGAGTCATGACTCCGAGCTGCTGTTTCTGGTCGTCGATGACGCGGACTTCTCGCGCGCGGATTTTTCCGTTACGCCTGTGCAGGGGTTCGCGCGAATGAAATGATCGTGGAGAGAACGGACGGCTCAATGAATTCCTTTGGTTGGGGTTGGGCTGTACAGAGAAGCGCCGAAGCGGCGGAATCTGCCTTCATTGTTTGCAACGAAGGCGGGCCGTGCTCCGGCAGAAAAGAATGGGGCCCGGCAGAGCCGGGCCCCGATGCAGAGTGTCTTATTAATAACGGGAACGTGAGCCGGAACCGCCGCCACCGCCGAACGAGCGGCGTCCGCCGCCGTTGGAGGATTCTTCACGGGGACGTGCTTCATTGACCGTTAACGCACGGCCGTCGAGCGACTTGCCATTCATTTCAGCAATCGCGGCTTCCGCTTCCTGAGGTGAGCTCATAGTGACGAATGCAAAACCGCGAGGGCGGCCGCTGACGCGGTCGGTCATCAGGTTGGCTTCGGTGACCGTTCCAAACGCGGCAAAAGCGTCCTGCAGGTCGTTTTCAGTGGTGTTGAAGGAAAGATTTCCAACAAACAATTTGGTACTCATGTGATGTTTCGCTGTCCTGATAGTTGTTTTCCAGACTGTACCCCGTTTGCCGGGTTTAAAATCATCACTGAACCAAGTTCACCTGAGGATTCCCCATATCTCGAAGCTTCAAGCATTCGAACAGATGCGGCACTATCCACCCTTTCACCGGAATAGCAACTGTTATTTGATGTATCGAAAACGCAGCGCAGGTCGCCGCACCTGCCTGGTGCATCGCCGCGCTTCCAAGCCGGCTGGCCGTGAATCGCGCCGAGGGAAAGGAAACCTCTCCAACTTCCCCAGCCGCTGCTACGAAGGACGGGCCATATAGCAGACTCGGAGGTCT from Verrucomicrobiia bacterium encodes the following:
- the infC gene encoding translation initiation factor IF-3 — translated: MSRPFSPRSFHSREPLHRRNGKIRAREVRVIDDQKQQLGVMTLNDALQLARSKGLDLIEIAPTANPPVCRIVEYGKFQYEESKRNKESKQTGGRMKELQISPAIDSHDLGVKLQHAIEFLCDDMKVRIKMRFRGRQNAHKDLGFALVNRFVKDLAAYALPDTPPKMMGERDLTVLLSPLPRNKRAKPPARDASMPPPPENDEEPEGDE
- a CDS encoding RNA-binding protein — its product is MSTKLFVGNLSFNTTENDLQDAFAAFGTVTEANLMTDRVSGRPRGFAFVTMSSPQEAEAAIAEMNGKSLDGRALTVNEARPREESSNGGGRRSFGGGGGSGSRSRY